From the genome of Glycine max cultivar Williams 82 chromosome 2, Glycine_max_v4.0, whole genome shotgun sequence, one region includes:
- the LOC100816208 gene encoding uncharacterized protein — protein sequence MPVEIHSWLQQPKVRKFLCFVSSIVGLICYALSSSFNKLFGKWTWWNILLYIVFCLCIIFYLVYMLANTWEPSLTSSRLKAHSAFLVLLMTSVYSFFVDKELQGKPDVYSLVSSAAFAIASLGLSTLTTLGFEVDLLYFFSGVLIVQLMKINLWLVIVGGGFSYFLIILRSTLENEYNQIQDIEIGLHRPSQGTNVSQVSSSPQAIGNAHPQADASQVTQVALSSQQGNRHRGLIRARYMSHIEELKKENGKLIDTISKHVGEYLMANVVNEDGISVPEMQADDNLVADVLPQGIINNLRETGRLMLQNECCNVYSRVRREFLKECLSKFGLQVEELNVEDIDKMEKIESWIKALNITVRILFPNERRLCDLVFSPSYAADISFGEVCKELNISLLRFANTLATENHSPFHLCHLIPKVFKTLSDLIPNFNSLFYGQLFSESLRNDAVLVGKRLGIFVELESLIHREMPKETVPDGGIHPTTHKVMDYLRDVFIDNQSFSIRTGVSSFSDQVARIIQVLDSSLEAKSKNYTDPALGHVFMINNLMLLQYEKYIYRVVIFGEDWYKSKINQNIELYQRSSLDKILDFLNLDSNELLLAESMKKKLKLFNQHFNEICKAQSEWLIFDEQLKEQMIKSIENKLLPAYGTFLGRIHDVLGKDAYDFIRYGIQNIQDLLSGLFLVIQHEDGTALIIQSQWDLSHLRREMSENGEEKLLAVARHIAKTLGHNNTMSDDIFQILSNFDGRFSRENLSEKGADADPRGCAALDHSLKTLDRRISLYVSYDRPIWSDAADSAAFLDAVDKLVAVVAEWNHLASDKAVAACLVRAEDMLQHAMFRLGDEFRSLMERGGESFGLTRSYWNGESTENLPFESDEDEEEEEARNGGGDKEEQIPVALPVTGFDIVIDALPSGTINDLHEIAKRMVAGGFGKECSHVYSSCRREFLEESVSRLGLQKLSIEEVHKMTWQDLEGEIEKWIKASNVALKILFPSERRLCDRVFFGFASASDFSFMEVCRGSAIQLLNFADAVAIGSRSPERLFRILDVFETLRDLIPEFEALFSDQFSVSLRNEAITIWRRLGEAIRGIFMELENLIRRDPAKMAVPGGGLHPITRYVMNYLRAACRSRQSLEQVFEDYGLKEYTKLEDRVPSSSSLSVQMDWIMELLESNLEAKSRIYKDPALRYVFLMNNGRYIVQKTKDSELGTLLGDDWIRKHAAKVRQFHVHYQRCSWTKVLGILKLDSNGSSLPPNGLAKSMKETLKLFNTVFEETCREHSSWFVFDEQLREEIRISLEKILLPAYGNFVARFESVAELGKNADKYIKYGTEEIQATLNGLFQGSSGSTGSRK from the exons ATGCCCGTCGAAATTCATAGTTGGCTGCAGCAGCCAAAGGTACgaaaatttttgtgttttgtttcatCTATTGTTGGGCTGATTTGTTATGCTCTCAGTTCctctttcaataaattatttggAAAATGGACCTGGTGGAATATACtactttatattgttttttgtcTCTGCATCATCTTCTACCTTGTCTATATGTTGGCAAACACATGGGAGCCCTCTTTGACCTCTTCCCGGTTGAAAGCTCATTCAGCCTTTTTGGTTTTGCTTATGACTTCTGTATACTCCTTTTTCGTTGATAAAGAATTGCAAGGGAAACCAGATGTATATAGCCTAGTTTCGTCTGCTGCATTTGCTATCGCGTCTTTGGGATTGTCAACTCTGACTACCTTAGGATTCGAGGTTGATCTCTTGTATTTTTTCAGCGGTGTTCTAATAGTACAActcatgaaaattaatttatggtTGGTCATTGTTGGAGGGGGTTTCAGTTATTTCCTCATCATTCTTCGGTCTACTTTAGAAAATGAGTATAATCAAATCCAAGACATTGAAATTGGTCTGCATCGACCATCACAAGGAACTAACGTTTCTCAAGTGTCTTCTTCACCCCAAGCTATTGGTAATGCTCATCCACAAGCTGATGCTAGTCAGGTCACCCAAGTTGCTTTAAGTTCACAACAAGGCAATAGGCATAGAGGTCTTATCAGGGCCCGGTATATGAGTCATATAGAGGAGCTTAAGAAGGAGAATGGGAAGCTCATCGACACAATTTCCAAGCATGTCGGCGAATACCTTATGGCTAATGTTGTGAACGAAGACGGTATTTCAGTGCCGGAAATGCAAGCAGATGACAACTTGGTGGCGGATGTGTTGCCACAAGGAATCATCAACAACCTTCGTGAAACCGGGAGGCTGATGTTACAGAATGAGTGCTGCAATGTGTACAGCAGGGTCCGGAGGGAGTTTCTGAAAGAGTGCCTATCAAAATTTGGGTTGCAAGTTGAAGAGCTAAACGTGGAGGACATTGACAAGATGGAGAAGATTGAGAGTTGGATAAAAGCTTTGAACATAACCGTGAGGATACTCTTTCCCAATGAAAGGAGACTTTGCGATCTTGTCTTCTCGCCATCTTATGCTGCAGATATCTCTTTCGGGGAGGTTTGCAAGGAACTGAATATTAGTCTACTGAGATTCGCGAATACCTTAGCAACTGAGAATCATTCGCCGTTTCATTTGTGCCATCTCATCCCCAAAGTGTTCAAGACTTTGAGTGACCTGATTCCAAATTTCAATTCACTGTTTTATGGTCAGTTGTTCAGTGAATCACTCAGAAATGACGCGGTCCTTGTTGGGAAGAGATTGGGGATTTTTGTGGAGTTGGAGAGTCTTATTCACCGTGAGATGCCAAAGGAGACTGTTCCAGACGGCGGAATTCATCCAACTACTCACAAAGTAATGGACTACCTCAGAGATGTTTTCATAGATAATCAGAGTTTTTCAATTAGAACGGGAGTATCTTCATTTTCTGACCAGGTAGCCAGGATAATACAAGTGTTAGACAGCAGTTTGGAAGCCAAGTCCAAAAACTATACAGACCCTGCATTGGGCCATGTTTTCATGATAAATAATCTGATGCTTTTACAAtatgagaaatatatatatagagtagTCATTTTTGGTGAAGATTGGTACAAATCAAAGATCAACCAAAACATTGAACTCTATCAAAGAAGCTCATTGGATAAGATATTGGACTTTTTAAATCTAGACAGCAATGAGTTGTTGCTAGCAGAGTCGATGAAAAAGAAGCTCAAATTGTTCAACCAGCACTTCAACGAGATATGCAAAGCTCAGTCTGAATGGCTTATCTTTGATGAGCAGCTAAAGGAACAGATGATAAAATCCATAGAAAACAAATTGTTGCCGGCGTATGGAACCTTTCTTGGAAGGATTCATGATGTTCTTGGTAAGGATGCTTATGACTTCATTAGGTATGGAATACAGAACATTCAAGACCTACTGAGCGGTTTGTTTCTTGTAATCCAACATGAAG ATGGCACTGCACTGATAATTCAGTCACAGTGGGATCTCAGCCATTTG CGAAGAGAAATGTCCGAAAACGGAGAAGAGAAATTACTCGCTGTGGCGCGGCACATAGCGAAAACGCTGGGCCACAACAACACCATGTCTGATGACATATTCCAAATACTATCGAACTTCGACGGAAGATTCTCGAGAGAGAATCTTTCTGAGAAAGGCGCAGATGCGGATCCCAGAGGCTGCGCCGCACTGGATCATTCCCTCAAAACCCTAGACCGCCGGATCTCTCTCTACGTCTCCTACGACCGCCCTATCTGGTCCGACGCCGCCGACTCCGCCGCCTTCCTCGACGCCGTTGACAAGCTCGTCGCCGTCGTCGCCGAGTGGAACCACCTCGCCTCCGACAAAGCCGTCGCCGCCTGCCTCGTCCGCGCCGAGGACATGCTCCAGCACGCCATGTTCCGCCTCGGGGACGAGTTCCGCTCGCTCATGGAGCGCGGCGGCGAGTCCTTCGGCCTCACTCGGAGCTACTGGAACGGCGAGTCAACGGAGAATTTACCGTTCGAGTCAGacgaagacgaagaagaagaggaagcgAGAAACGGAGGAGGAGACAAGGAGGAACAGATTCCGGTGGCGCTGCCGGTCACCGGCTTCGATATCGTCATCGACGCGCTGCCGTCGGGGACGATCAACGACCTCCACGAGATTGCGAAGCGAATGGTGGCAGGAGGTTTCGGGAAGGAGTGCTCTCACGTGTACAGCAGCTGCCGGAGGGAGTTTCTGGAAGAAAGCGTGTCGAGATTAGGGTTACAGAAGCTCAGCATCGAGGAGGTTCACAAGATGACGTGGCAGGATCTCGAAGGCGAGATTGAGAAGTGGATTAAGGCCTCCAACGTCGCTCTAAAGATCCTCTTCCCTAGCGAGCGCCGTCTCTGCGACCGCGTCTTCTTCGGATTCGCCTCCGCCTCGGATTTCTCCTTCATGGAGGTCTGCCGCGGATCCGCGATTCAGCTGCTGAATTTCGCGGACGCCGTCGCAATCGGGAGCCGGTCGCCGGAACGGCTGTTCAGAATCCTCGACGTGTTCGAGACGCTGCGTGACCTAATTCCGGAGTTTGAGGCTCTGTTTTCGGACCAGTTCAGTGTGTCGCTCAGGAATGAAGCGATTACTATTTGGAGGAGGTTGGGGGAAGCTATTAGGGGCATTTTTATGGAGCTGGAGAATTTGATTCGCCGGGATCCAGCGAAGATGGCGGTTCCCGGTGGCGGTCTCCATCCGATCACTCGCTACGTGATGAACTACCTTCGTGCTGCGTGCCGGTCACGCCAGAGCTTGGAGCAAGTATTTGAAGACTATGGCTTGAAAGAGTATACAAAGCTTGAGGATAGGGttccttcctcttcttctctgTCAGTGCAAATGGATTGGATTATGGAACTGTTAGAAAGCAATTTGGAAGCAAAGTCCAGGATTTACAAGGACCCTGCTTTGCGCTATGTTTTCTTGATGAATAATGGGAGGTACATTGTTCAGAAGACCAAAGATAGTGAATTGGGAACCCTTTTGGGAGATGATTGGATCAGAAAACACGCTGCAAAAGTTAGGCAATTCCATGTGCACTATCAAAGATGCTCGTGGACTAAGGTATTAGGGATTTTGAAGCTTGATAGTAATGGCTCATCATTGCCCCCTAATGGCTTGGCAAAGTCAATGAAGGAGACGCTCAAGTTGTTTAACACAGTTTTTGAGGAGACTTGCAGGGAGCATTCTTCCTGGTTTGTCTTTGATGAACAGCTCAGGGAAGAAATAAGAATTTCCCTTGAAAAAATCCTGCTTCCTGCGTATGGGAACTTTGTTGCGAGGTTTGAGAGTGTTGCGgagcttggaaagaatgctgaCAAGTATATTAAGTATGGAACGGAGGAAATTCAAGCAACACTCAATGGTTTGTTTCAGGGAAGCAGTGGATCAACTGGTAGCCGAAAGTGA